The Rhodocytophaga rosea genome has a segment encoding these proteins:
- a CDS encoding calcium/sodium antiporter, with protein sequence MITQILLLLVGFAVLIFGADFLVSGASSLAKRFNISELAIGLTVVAFGTSTPELIVSGIASVQGHNEVAFGNVIGSNVFNLFFILGVAGIVYPIVVQSNTVWKEIPYSLLAALVLYVLVNDVALFGKSEDVLTFWDGIILLVFFIAFLAYVMANMKQEITEGEQDSIKVYGPVKTTLMIIGGLAALIAGGKFVVDSSIAIAQGFGISEKIIGLTIVAAGTSLPELATSTVAAFKKRSDIAIGNVVGSNIFNIFFILSVCSLITPIPYNKAMNFDIYVLSIGTGLLFVTMFSGRLRKIDRWEAILLLIGYIAYVWYLISQE encoded by the coding sequence ATGATCACACAAATTTTACTACTCCTTGTTGGTTTTGCAGTACTTATTTTTGGTGCGGATTTTCTGGTGAGTGGAGCTTCCTCTCTGGCCAAACGTTTTAACATCTCTGAATTAGCCATTGGTTTAACAGTGGTCGCCTTTGGTACTTCTACCCCTGAGCTGATTGTAAGCGGCATTGCCAGTGTACAGGGGCACAATGAAGTGGCATTTGGAAATGTGATCGGAAGCAATGTGTTTAACTTGTTTTTTATTTTGGGTGTAGCCGGAATCGTATATCCCATTGTAGTTCAGTCTAATACCGTCTGGAAGGAAATTCCTTATTCCTTACTGGCAGCCCTGGTGCTGTATGTGCTGGTAAACGACGTAGCTTTGTTTGGCAAATCGGAAGATGTACTTACTTTCTGGGATGGAATAATTTTGCTGGTTTTCTTTATAGCCTTCCTAGCATATGTAATGGCCAATATGAAGCAGGAAATAACCGAAGGCGAACAAGACTCTATTAAAGTGTATGGCCCTGTTAAAACTACTTTGATGATCATAGGCGGACTGGCTGCCCTGATTGCCGGAGGTAAATTTGTAGTCGACAGTTCTATCGCCATTGCTCAAGGTTTTGGCATCAGCGAAAAAATTATAGGCCTTACCATTGTAGCCGCCGGAACTTCGCTTCCCGAACTGGCTACTTCAACAGTGGCTGCTTTTAAGAAACGGAGCGATATAGCCATTGGTAACGTAGTAGGCTCTAATATTTTTAATATATTCTTTATCCTCTCTGTTTGCTCCCTGATTACACCCATTCCCTACAACAAAGCCATGAATTTTGATATTTATGTATTGTCTATCGGGACAGGTTTGCTGTTTGTTACCATGTTCAGCGGCCGCCTGCGTAAAATTGACCGCTGGGAAGCCATCCTGTTATTAATCGGCTATATTGCCTATGTATGGTACCTGATCTCGCAGGAATAA
- a CDS encoding MFS transporter has translation MNIPSTQTNKQSFILNATVIVASLGYFVDIYDLLLFSIVRIPSLRSLGLEGDALRDKGIFLLNVQMTGLLVGGIFWGILGDKKGRLSVLFGSIFMYSVANIANGFVQSIEAYSVWRFIAGIGLAGELGAGITLVAEILPKEKRGIGTTIVAAVGISGAVVAWFIAEMFSWRVSYFIGGGLGLSLLLLRIGVAESKMFGQAKITHEKRGDFFALFTDKQRLFKYIRCILIGIPLWYVVGILITLSPEFGKAMGVQGVVNAGTSVACCYAGIVIGDIVSGGLSQYLKSRLKVLYIYLGVSILTLSVFFLLRDVTLPVFYTMCFILGLNMGYWVIFMTIATEQFGTNIRATVTTTVPNFVRGAVVPLTFLFGLFLQLFNNSVIWAGILVGIISLACAFLALRGMQETFFKDLDYTENL, from the coding sequence ATGAATATTCCAAGCACCCAGACTAACAAACAATCCTTTATTTTAAATGCCACTGTTATTGTAGCCTCATTGGGTTATTTTGTAGACATATATGATCTGCTGCTGTTTAGTATTGTACGTATTCCCAGTCTCCGTTCTCTGGGTCTGGAGGGCGATGCCCTGCGGGATAAAGGTATTTTTTTGCTGAATGTACAAATGACCGGCTTACTGGTGGGAGGTATTTTCTGGGGTATTCTGGGCGATAAAAAAGGCCGGCTTTCCGTATTGTTCGGGTCTATTTTTATGTATTCGGTTGCCAATATTGCCAATGGTTTTGTGCAAAGCATCGAAGCGTATTCTGTGTGGCGTTTTATTGCAGGTATCGGTTTGGCTGGTGAACTGGGAGCAGGCATTACCCTGGTGGCTGAAATTCTTCCTAAAGAAAAAAGAGGCATCGGCACTACCATTGTCGCTGCGGTAGGAATCAGTGGGGCGGTGGTTGCCTGGTTTATTGCCGAAATGTTTAGCTGGCGGGTATCTTATTTTATCGGAGGCGGTTTGGGATTATCATTGCTGTTGTTGCGGATAGGCGTAGCTGAATCGAAAATGTTCGGACAAGCCAAAATTACACATGAGAAAAGAGGAGATTTTTTCGCTTTATTCACCGATAAACAACGCTTATTTAAATACATCCGCTGCATTCTGATTGGCATTCCGCTTTGGTATGTAGTAGGGATTCTGATCACTTTATCGCCGGAATTCGGAAAGGCAATGGGCGTACAAGGTGTAGTAAATGCCGGAACCTCGGTAGCCTGCTGTTATGCCGGTATTGTAATAGGGGATATTGTCAGTGGAGGCCTAAGCCAGTATCTGAAAAGCCGCTTAAAGGTGCTGTATATTTACCTGGGTGTTTCTATTCTCACGCTGTCTGTATTCTTCCTTTTGCGGGATGTGACACTTCCGGTGTTTTACACCATGTGTTTTATTCTGGGATTGAACATGGGCTACTGGGTTATTTTCATGACCATCGCCACTGAACAATTTGGCACCAATATCCGGGCAACCGTTACTACGACCGTACCTAATTTTGTGAGGGGAGCAGTCGTTCCGCTTACTTTTCTATTTGGCCTTTTCCTTCAGCTATTTAATAATTCCGTAATATGGGCAGGAATTCTGGTGGGTATCATTAGCCTGGCTTGTGCCTTTCTGGCACTCAGAGGCATGCAGGAAACGTTTTTCAAAGACCTGGATTATACCGAGAATCTATAA
- a CDS encoding Crp/Fnr family transcriptional regulator — MIKTNQELLSYLNKLFTSSVHQGQIRETTFRKGELLVMQDEPAGDLFILRSGVVKCFITEENGRDYLLEFLGEGEIIGELELLMNKDNLGSVQALTVVEAFRIDKKSFAAFLSEDRILTQYLLQELATRLSRTARRAAYQQIFPLQYALLKVLYLFSENKQAISKQDLADYLAISIRSLNRLLKQMGDQEPDFANSGGLFAIPKEKLLSLMQKYY, encoded by the coding sequence ATGATCAAAACAAACCAGGAATTATTGTCCTACCTGAACAAGCTGTTTACTTCAAGTGTACATCAGGGGCAAATACGGGAGACTACTTTCCGGAAAGGAGAACTTCTGGTGATGCAGGATGAACCGGCCGGCGATCTGTTTATTCTCCGGAGTGGCGTAGTTAAGTGTTTTATTACTGAAGAAAATGGCCGTGATTATTTGCTGGAATTTCTGGGCGAAGGGGAAATAATCGGAGAGCTGGAATTATTAATGAATAAAGATAATCTGGGAAGTGTGCAGGCCCTAACGGTAGTAGAAGCATTCCGGATTGATAAAAAATCATTTGCTGCCTTCTTATCAGAAGACCGGATACTAACCCAGTACCTTCTTCAGGAACTCGCTACCAGGCTCAGCCGGACGGCTAGAAGGGCAGCGTATCAGCAGATTTTCCCTTTACAATATGCACTATTAAAGGTATTGTATCTATTTTCGGAAAATAAGCAGGCCATATCAAAACAAGACCTGGCCGATTATCTGGCTATTTCCATCAGAAGCCTGAACCGTCTGCTCAAACAAATGGGTGACCAGGAGCCTGATTTTGCGAATTCGGGCGGATTGTTTGCTATTCCAAAGGAAAAGTTGCTTTCCCTCATGCAGAAATACTATTAA
- a CDS encoding nucleoside hydrolase, with the protein MRHFLIDTDTASDDALALILAVRENSIQVEAITLVAGNVPVEQGIQNALYTLELCQKQVPVYKGASKPLVRTLHTAQFVHGQDGMGDIGLPLQGRLPASGNAIEIMIDTIHRFAHQIEIVTLGPLTNLAIALLNDPSIAGKVKSCTIMGGIGYGHGNVTPVSEYNIWADPEAAQVVFQSGLPLKMVGWDISRTYAWFDQKLTQEFRAIGTPIAVFAMDIQGKVDTYATQSSKLPGFDLPDPIAMAIAIDESVATDTRRLYVEVIAADGLTRGQTVVDHTGILEKSPNVEVIMAASREKFLHMLRKALS; encoded by the coding sequence ATGAGACATTTTCTAATTGATACCGATACAGCTTCAGATGATGCATTAGCACTGATTCTGGCCGTACGGGAGAATTCCATCCAGGTAGAAGCCATTACCCTGGTAGCTGGCAATGTGCCGGTGGAACAGGGAATTCAGAATGCATTGTATACGCTGGAACTTTGTCAGAAACAGGTCCCGGTTTATAAAGGTGCCAGTAAACCACTCGTCCGGACGCTGCATACAGCACAGTTTGTTCATGGCCAGGATGGCATGGGCGACATCGGTCTGCCTTTGCAAGGACGCTTGCCAGCCAGCGGAAATGCCATAGAAATCATGATTGATACCATTCACAGGTTTGCTCACCAAATTGAGATTGTAACTCTGGGTCCCTTAACCAATCTGGCGATTGCCCTACTCAACGATCCTTCTATCGCCGGTAAAGTGAAAAGTTGTACGATTATGGGAGGGATTGGCTATGGACATGGAAATGTTACGCCTGTTTCTGAATACAATATATGGGCAGATCCGGAAGCAGCTCAGGTTGTTTTTCAATCAGGTTTACCGCTGAAAATGGTTGGCTGGGATATTTCCCGCACCTATGCCTGGTTCGATCAGAAGTTGACGCAGGAATTTAGAGCCATCGGTACACCCATTGCCGTTTTTGCGATGGATATTCAGGGGAAAGTAGATACCTATGCCACCCAATCTTCTAAATTACCCGGCTTTGACCTCCCTGACCCCATTGCGATGGCCATTGCGATAGACGAATCTGTTGCTACCGACACCAGACGCTTGTATGTAGAAGTTATTGCGGCTGATGGACTAACCAGGGGACAAACAGTAGTTGATCATACTGGCATCCTGGAAAAATCGCCCAATGTGGAAGTGATAATGGCGGCTTCCAGAGAAAAGTTTCTCCACATGCTACGCAAAGCCTTAAGCTGA